A single window of Ovis aries strain OAR_USU_Benz2616 breed Rambouillet chromosome 24, ARS-UI_Ramb_v3.0, whole genome shotgun sequence DNA harbors:
- the NMRAL1 gene encoding nmrA-like family domain-containing protein 1 isoform X2: MGKHGFARLHLELRARVGPTCRVASPLRGGLACSPASPQFPDRFTPRPSLGDLSGPHLPLPLAWQTRSWWWCLEPQGKLLADLAKRLGLRYVVYSGLENIKKLTAGRLTAGHFDGKGEVEEYFRDIGVPMTSVRLPCYFENLLSYFLPQKAPDGRSYLLSLPMGDVPMDGMSVADLGPVVLSLLKTPEEYVGRNIGLSTCRHTAEEYAALLTKHIGKVVCNAKTSPEDYEKLGFPGAQDLANMFRFYALKPDRNIELTRKLNPKARTLDQWLEQHKDDFAGL; this comes from the exons ATGGGAAAGCATGGCTTTGCCAGGTTGCACCTGGAGCTGAGGGCGAGGGTCGGCCCCACATGTAGGGTTGCATCCCCCCTCCGCGGTGGACTCGCCTGCAGCCCCGCGAGTCCCCAGTTCCCGGACCGGTTCACACCTAGGCCTTCACTGGGAG ACCTCTCGGGACCACACCTTCCGCTCCCGCTCGCATGGCAGACAAGAAGCTGGTGGTGGTGTTTGGAGCCACAG GGGAAGCTGCTGGCCGATCTGGCCAAACGCCTGGGCCTGCGCTACGTGGTCTACAGCGGCCTGGAGAACATCAAGAAGCTAACGGCGGGGAGACTGACAGCGGGACACTTTGACGGCAAAGGGGAGGTGGAGGAGTATTTCCGGGACATCGGTGTCCCCATGACCAGTGTGCGGCTGCCCTGCTATTTTGAGAACCTCCTCTCCTACTTCCTGCCCCAGAAAGCCCCGGATGGAAGGAGCTACTTGCTGA gcTTGCCCATGGGTGATGTGCCCATGGATGGCATGTCCGTGGCCGACCTGGGTCCCGTGGTGCTCAGCTTGCTAAAAACACCAGAGGAGTACGTCGGCAGGAACATCGGGCTCAGCACCTGCAGGCACACGGCGGAGGAGTATGCCGCCCTGCTCACCAAACACATAGGCAAGGTGGTGTGCAACGCCAAG ACAAGCCCTGAGGACTACGAGaagcttggcttccctggtgcccagGATCTGGCCAACATGTTCCGTTTCTATGCCCTGAAACCTGACCGCAACATCGAACTGACCCGGAAGCTCAACCCCAAGGCCAGGACGCTGGACCAGTGGCTAGAGCAGCACAAAGACGACTTCGCAGGGCTGTAA
- the NMRAL1 gene encoding nmrA-like family domain-containing protein 1 isoform X1: MADKKLVVVFGATGAQGGSVARTLLEDGTFRVRVVTRDPGQRAAKQLRLQGAEVVKGDQDDEASMELALSGAHATFIVTNYWENCSQEQEVKQGKLLADLAKRLGLRYVVYSGLENIKKLTAGRLTAGHFDGKGEVEEYFRDIGVPMTSVRLPCYFENLLSYFLPQKAPDGRSYLLSLPMGDVPMDGMSVADLGPVVLSLLKTPEEYVGRNIGLSTCRHTAEEYAALLTKHIGKVVCNAKTSPEDYEKLGFPGAQDLANMFRFYALKPDRNIELTRKLNPKARTLDQWLEQHKDDFAGL, translated from the exons ATGGCAGACAAGAAGCTGGTGGTGGTGTTTGGAGCCACAG GTGCCCAGGGAGGCTCAGTGGCCCGGACGCTCCTGGAAGATGGGACATTTAGAGTCCGAGTGGTGACCCGGGACCCTGGGCAGAGGGCAGCGAAGCAGCTGAGGCTGCAAGGTGCAGAGGTAGTGAAGGGAGACCAGGATGACGAGGCCAGCATGGAGCTGGCCCTGAGCGGGGCTCACGCCACCTTCATTGTGACcaactactgggaaaactgtaGCCAGGAGCAGGAGGTCAAGCAG GGGAAGCTGCTGGCCGATCTGGCCAAACGCCTGGGCCTGCGCTACGTGGTCTACAGCGGCCTGGAGAACATCAAGAAGCTAACGGCGGGGAGACTGACAGCGGGACACTTTGACGGCAAAGGGGAGGTGGAGGAGTATTTCCGGGACATCGGTGTCCCCATGACCAGTGTGCGGCTGCCCTGCTATTTTGAGAACCTCCTCTCCTACTTCCTGCCCCAGAAAGCCCCGGATGGAAGGAGCTACTTGCTGA gcTTGCCCATGGGTGATGTGCCCATGGATGGCATGTCCGTGGCCGACCTGGGTCCCGTGGTGCTCAGCTTGCTAAAAACACCAGAGGAGTACGTCGGCAGGAACATCGGGCTCAGCACCTGCAGGCACACGGCGGAGGAGTATGCCGCCCTGCTCACCAAACACATAGGCAAGGTGGTGTGCAACGCCAAG ACAAGCCCTGAGGACTACGAGaagcttggcttccctggtgcccagGATCTGGCCAACATGTTCCGTTTCTATGCCCTGAAACCTGACCGCAACATCGAACTGACCCGGAAGCTCAACCCCAAGGCCAGGACGCTGGACCAGTGGCTAGAGCAGCACAAAGACGACTTCGCAGGGCTGTAA
- the NMRAL1 gene encoding nmrA-like family domain-containing protein 1 isoform X3 translates to MADKKLVVVFGATGAQGGSVARTLLEDGTFRVRVVTRDPGQRAAKQLRLQGAEVVKGDQDDEASMELALSGAHATFIVTNYWENCSQEQEVKQGKLLADLAKRLGLRYVVYSGLENIKKLTAGRLTAGHFDGKGEVEEYFRDIGVPMTSVRLPCYFENLLSYFLPQKAPDGRSYLLNKP, encoded by the exons ATGGCAGACAAGAAGCTGGTGGTGGTGTTTGGAGCCACAG GTGCCCAGGGAGGCTCAGTGGCCCGGACGCTCCTGGAAGATGGGACATTTAGAGTCCGAGTGGTGACCCGGGACCCTGGGCAGAGGGCAGCGAAGCAGCTGAGGCTGCAAGGTGCAGAGGTAGTGAAGGGAGACCAGGATGACGAGGCCAGCATGGAGCTGGCCCTGAGCGGGGCTCACGCCACCTTCATTGTGACcaactactgggaaaactgtaGCCAGGAGCAGGAGGTCAAGCAG GGGAAGCTGCTGGCCGATCTGGCCAAACGCCTGGGCCTGCGCTACGTGGTCTACAGCGGCCTGGAGAACATCAAGAAGCTAACGGCGGGGAGACTGACAGCGGGACACTTTGACGGCAAAGGGGAGGTGGAGGAGTATTTCCGGGACATCGGTGTCCCCATGACCAGTGTGCGGCTGCCCTGCTATTTTGAGAACCTCCTCTCCTACTTCCTGCCCCAGAAAGCCCCGGATGGAAGGAGCTACTTGCTGA ACAAGCCCTGA